TTGGCCGCGAATCAGCCTTCCAATATTTTTTGCGCAAGTCACCCCTTGCTGCATAGCAATTTGGGCCGTTGGCGGATATGGCCGGTTATTTTCTTCATTTATAATTAAAGAGCAATCCCCAATAATGAATACGTCATCGTGCCCCTCGACAAGAAGATGAGGGTTTACCTTCACACGGCCACGGTTATTTTCAAACCCTGCCTCTTCCACAATACTGTTCCCGCGGACTCCGGCAGCCCAGACGACTGTGCCAGCTTTAATTTCTTCCTGCTTATCATCTTTGCTGACGATAATTCCATCCGGGGTGCATTCTTTAATCGCCGTTCCAATTTTAAATTCTACCCCTTTGCCTTCTAAATAGTTAACTGCATAATCAACAAGGCCTGGATCAAAACCAGGAAGAACTGTAGGAGCTGCTTCAACGCAAATGATTCGGACATTTTTTTGGTCAATATCGTATTCTCGGCAGAGCTCTGGAACACGATTGCAAAGCTCTCCTAAAAATTCAATTCCTGTAAAACCTGCTCCTCCTACAATAATGGATAATCGCTCTTTCTTTTTTTCTGCGTCATTGTTGAAAGTGGCGAATTGATATTCAATATGCTCACGAAGCTGCCTTGCGCCGTTAATATTTGAAATAGAGAAAGCGTATTCTTTTAAACCCGCAATTCCAAAGGTTTCAGGCATAGCTCCAAGAGCAATCACAAGGTAATCATACTCAAGCTCTCCGTTTGATAAGGTTACTTTCTTTTCGTTGATATTGATTCCGGTTACCGTATCCTGCACAAAATTGATCCGGGAAGTATTGATTACGCTTTTAATTTCATAACGGCACCGATCGTGATGAAGCGTACCAGCACACGCTTCATGGAGCCATGTTGTTTCATAATGGTAATTGTGTTTATTAACCAAAGTAATTTCCGCTTCATTTACACCTACATGCTTTGTCAGGCGTGTAACAGTCATTAATCCGCCGTAACCGGCACCTAATACCACAACTTTGGGTTTTTTCAAAGGGATCACATCCACCTTTACGTAATTTATTGTCTAGATGTTTTGATTACTTATATCTTCCACGACTTAATAATATTTTATGAATAATTAGGATGAAAACTTTGTTAAAAACTTCACTTTAAAAATTGTGCAATGATTATTATGAGAAATTAGTATACAGCTACCTTTCCATCATATCCATTTCTGTTTCGATTATCAAGATCATTTAAACACTGTGATTCCCAGCTTTTTAAGTGCTTCCAATAGTTATCTCTGTAGTCTTTAAAAGCTCTATGTGTTATTATTAAGAATAATTATCAATTACAGGAGGCTTTTTTCATGCGTGAAGATACAAAGATATATGACATTACAATTATCGGGGGAGGACCGGTCGGCCTATTTACCGCGTTTTATGGCGGAATGAGGCAGGCAAGCGTTAAAATTATCGAAAGCTTGCCTCAGCTTGGCGGACAGCTATCTGCGCTTTATCCCGAAAAATATATATATGATGTAGCAGGCTTTCCTAAAATCAGTGCCCAGAATCTCGTTAACAACTTAAAGGAACAAATGGAGAAATTCGAGCAAACAGTGTGCTTGGATCAAGCGGTAGAAACTGTGGAAAAGCAAGCAGACGGTGTGTTCAAGCTAGTGACGAACGAAGAAACCCACTATACAAAAACCATTATCATTACAGCTGGAAACGGTGCGTTCAAACCACGTAAATTAGAGCTGGAAAATGCAGAGCAATTTGAAAAAACAAATCTGCATTACT
This window of the Bacillus gobiensis genome carries:
- a CDS encoding NAD(P)/FAD-dependent oxidoreductase encodes the protein MPLKKPKVVVLGAGYGGLMTVTRLTKHVGVNEAEITLVNKHNYHYETTWLHEACAGTLHHDRCRYEIKSVINTSRINFVQDTVTGININEKKVTLSNGELEYDYLVIALGAMPETFGIAGLKEYAFSISNINGARQLREHIEYQFATFNNDAEKKKERLSIIVGGAGFTGIEFLGELCNRVPELCREYDIDQKNVRIICVEAAPTVLPGFDPGLVDYAVNYLEGKGVEFKIGTAIKECTPDGIIVSKDDKQEEIKAGTVVWAAGVRGNSIVEEAGFENNRGRVKVNPHLLVEGHDDVFIIGDCSLIINEENNRPYPPTAQIAMQQGVTCAKNIGRLIRGQDNLEEFTPDIKGTVASLGEHNAVGVVYGKNLTGTKASIMKKVIDNRSLFLVGGPGLVLKKGKFKFF